A genomic segment from Flavobacterium sp. 9R encodes:
- a CDS encoding type II toxin-antitoxin system Phd/YefM family antitoxin, with protein MLVANISDFRKDIKSYFDRVAINFETLIINRGKDSGIVVISLEEYNSLIATNYELSNRTNESRLDSAIDKLKSGKSFSKDLIED; from the coding sequence ATGTTAGTAGCAAATATTTCAGATTTCAGAAAAGATATTAAATCTTACTTTGATAGAGTAGCAATAAACTTTGAAACTCTAATTATAAATCGTGGAAAAGATTCTGGGATTGTTGTTATTTCACTTGAAGAATATAATTCACTGATTGCAACAAATTATGAATTATCAAACAGAACTAACGAAAGTAGGTTAGATTCTGCTATTGATAAACTTAAAAGTGGTAAGTCATTTTCTAAAGACTTAATTGAGGATTAA
- a CDS encoding suppressor of fused domain protein, which produces MSFFKNLFGGRKKEVELPTREFTEEEYNKDYELKEQGLESVLGKMHGIVGHAIIPFSVGGAVDMYYFKNHIKGTGFATMELLNPDGYGPKPNRIGTYELVGFTKLDYNENEENQTEFNTIERRFCGIFTTIANYASQAILNPNETVEVPNGTDENNCLILDNYRPDNKEFKIGDRSHHLLLCLEVFRSEMEFARKNGSDKLINLLKEKGFYPYSDLDRKPVV; this is translated from the coding sequence ATGAGTTTTTTCAAAAATTTATTCGGTGGAAGAAAGAAGGAAGTTGAATTGCCGACAAGAGAATTTACAGAAGAGGAATACAATAAAGATTACGAATTAAAAGAACAAGGATTAGAAAGTGTTTTAGGTAAAATGCACGGAATTGTTGGACACGCAATAATTCCTTTTTCAGTTGGAGGTGCAGTTGATATGTACTATTTCAAAAATCATATTAAGGGGACTGGATTTGCAACAATGGAATTACTAAATCCTGATGGATATGGACCAAAACCGAACAGAATTGGAACTTATGAATTAGTTGGTTTTACTAAATTGGATTATAATGAAAATGAAGAAAACCAAACTGAATTTAATACAATCGAAAGACGCTTTTGCGGAATATTTACAACTATTGCAAATTATGCTTCGCAAGCAATTTTAAATCCGAATGAAACAGTTGAAGTTCCAAATGGAACGGACGAGAATAATTGTCTGATATTAGATAATTATAGACCTGACAACAAAGAATTTAAAATCGGGGATAGAAGTCATCACTTATTGTTATGCTTAGAAGTTTTTAGAAGCGAAATGGAATTTGCTAGAAAAAATGGAAGTGACAAATTAATCAATTTGCTAAAAGAAAAAGGATTTTATCCATATAGCGATTTAGATAGAAAACCCGTTGTCTAA